ACCTTTTACATCACCAATTAACTCCATGTGAGAAATCACATTTGCTTTTTGACGTTGTTTGTAACAAATTACTACATCACTTTCTAAAAATTTAGAATAAGCATATGCTCTTTTAGAACCACCCATATCAGGTGATGCAATAGTAAGGTTGTCTAAGTTTAAGCTTTTTACATATGGAAGGAAAATAGTAGAACCGAATAAGTGATCTACTGGTTTTTCGAAAAAACCTTGAATTTGATCAGCATGTAAATCCATTGTCATAATTCTAGTAGCTCCTGCTGATTCTAGTAATTTAGCAACTAATTTAGCACCAATAGCCACACGAGGCTTGTCTTTCCTGTCCTGACGAGCCCATCCAAAATAAGGCATAACAGCTGTAATATGTCTTGCTGAAGCACGTTTAGCAGCGTCACACATTAATAGCATTTCCATTAAATTATCTGCTGAAGGAAAAGTAGATCCGATAAGAAATATTCTTCTTCCTCTAATAGATTCTTCAAATGCTGGTTGAAATTCACCATCACTAAAATGAGTTGTTATTACATTCCCTAGTTCTATTCCGTATTCTTTAGCAATTTCTTTAGCAAGTTCAATACTTTGAGAACATTGCAAAAATTTTTGGACTTAATTGATCTATAGGCATTTACAAGGTTTTGTTAAAAGTTAATGTTGTTGTTGCCGCAAAAGTAAAACTATTTTGAGAGTTTAAAACTTATTTTAACTGAATTTAATTAATTTTTTTAATAGATTTGTAACTTCAATAATGCTCGAGTGGCGGAATTGGTAGACGCGCTGGATTCAAAATCCAGTTCTTTCGAGAGTGCGGGTTCGATTCCCGCCTCGAGTACGCATTAAAGCCTTAACTTTTATAGTTGAGGCTTTTTATTTATACTGTATTTTTAACAGGTTTTATTTTTAATAATTTAAAATATTGTAACAATTTTTGTACAGTTAAAACAGATATCCTTGTATTTTTTAAATACAAGGAGTGTAATATCTAATTTTTTAAGTTATTTTTAATTGTTTCCAAGTTTTAGTACATCTAGCACATTATTATATCTTGGAGCGAAAAAAAATCTTCTAGTATTGTTTTAATAGGTTTTTTTTCTGAAGTAATAGTTTTTCTTATTTCTTTAGCATCAGAAGTATTTTGTAATACTTTGTACTTATAAATATCTTGGTATGACTCTATATATGCTATAAAATCATTATCAAAATTATAACTCTTTAAATCAATTTCATTATAATTCATTGTCTAAGTCTTTTTTATATCGATTTAATAAAGTCCTAGTAAGTGCTAAATTTGCTTTTTTAGAATCAACAGCTAAATAAATAAAATATTCACCACTAGGAGATAGGT
The Tenacibaculum pacificus DNA segment above includes these coding regions:
- a CDS encoding ribose-phosphate pyrophosphokinase: MQCSQSIELAKEIAKEYGIELGNVITTHFSDGEFQPAFEESIRGRRIFLIGSTFPSADNLMEMLLMCDAAKRASARHITAVMPYFGWARQDRKDKPRVAIGAKLVAKLLESAGATRIMTMDLHADQIQGFFEKPVDHLFGSTIFLPYVKSLNLDNLTIASPDMGGSKRAYAYSKFLESDVVICYKQRQKANVISHMELIGDVKGKNVILVDDMIDTGGTLAKAADLMIERGAISVRAICTHPILSGEAYERIQNSKLTELIVSNTIPLKKSVSKIKVVNCASLFADVMRKVHDNVSISDEFLM